The following are encoded together in the Leptolyngbya sp. 'hensonii' genome:
- a CDS encoding WYL domain-containing protein codes for MVKVSSAAWHFVAASLPLPLEVERYIHRQQPFQLSYQDAAARVWSFTIRYAEITLHEDRQYLDCWCEETQGNQDLSELMHNWCLRIDRIIDAAITPIPGGWRPGLATIPVELHLFGGLAFAYRSKTAIDEVNEWITDPPQTRRVVRQISNTFWLIREVMRYGKDCEIVSPAAVRGRIIQEIEVLCSTYSIS; via the coding sequence ATGGTCAAGGTTTCAAGCGCTGCGTGGCACTTCGTTGCAGCTTCGCTACCTTTACCCCTTGAAGTGGAGCGGTACATCCACCGACAGCAACCCTTCCAATTGTCTTATCAGGATGCCGCCGCAAGAGTCTGGAGCTTTACGATTCGCTATGCTGAAATCACCCTTCATGAAGATCGCCAATACCTGGATTGCTGGTGTGAGGAAACGCAGGGAAATCAGGATTTGTCGGAACTGATGCATAACTGGTGTCTGCGAATCGATCGGATCATCGATGCTGCCATTACGCCTATTCCAGGTGGATGGCGACCTGGGTTGGCGACAATTCCAGTGGAACTCCATCTCTTCGGAGGGTTGGCCTTTGCCTATCGCAGTAAAACAGCGATCGATGAAGTGAATGAATGGATCACTGACCCTCCTCAAACCAGGCGGGTAGTGCGGCAAATTTCCAATACCTTCTGGTTAATCCGGGAAGTGATGCGTTACGGCAAGGATTGTGAGATTGTTTCTCCTGCTGCGGTACGCGGACGCATTATTCAGGAAATTGAAGTTCTTTGTAGCACGTACAGTATATCCTAG
- a CDS encoding tyrosine-type recombinase/integrase — MSTAPPLKTPNCQVRTREHLLPQEVEAMLKAARNVGRHGNRDATLILIAYRHGLRVSELVALRWEQVDFNGGTIYINRLKQGGSSIHPLRGPELRSLRQLQRDYPDSPYLLISERGAAMAEDTARGIIERAGKLAEIPFPVHPHMLRHACGFYLASKGHDTRAIQAYLGHKNIQHTVRYTELAPRRFKDFWVD, encoded by the coding sequence ATGTCCACTGCTCCACCCCTTAAAACGCCCAATTGCCAAGTGCGAACTCGTGAGCATTTGCTACCCCAGGAGGTTGAGGCAATGCTCAAAGCGGCTAGAAATGTGGGACGACATGGCAACCGAGATGCAACCTTGATCTTGATTGCTTATCGTCATGGGTTGCGGGTTTCTGAACTGGTGGCACTGCGCTGGGAACAAGTAGACTTCAACGGTGGCACGATCTACATCAACCGGTTGAAGCAGGGGGGCAGTTCGATTCATCCCCTCCGAGGACCCGAGTTGCGATCTCTGCGGCAATTGCAACGAGACTATCCAGATTCCCCTTATTTGTTGATTTCAGAACGAGGAGCTGCAATGGCAGAAGACACTGCCAGAGGCATTATTGAACGGGCGGGGAAGTTGGCAGAGATTCCCTTCCCAGTTCATCCGCATATGTTGCGTCATGCTTGTGGGTTCTACCTCGCTTCTAAAGGACACGACACCAGAGCCATTCAAGCTTATCTCGGACACAAAAATATTCAGCACACCGTGCGTTATACCGAATTAGCACCAAGACGCTTCAAGGACTTCTGGGTGGATTGA
- a CDS encoding metal-dependent hydrolase yields MMSVTHCSIALATTSIALATADPFVLLTAAIGSQIPDIDTTESFMGRILYPIAHWIEARYPHRTITHSFLATGAVAALGAPLLWLNWHFWAALVLGHFCGWLSDAFTKAGVAAFYPSPARLVIPGNPRARLESKSPSEYWVLAVSLFLCVVSVNLISAGGITEQFELFFMRGSETAADMFRKYGSERTIVVEVSGIHTHTSQRITGSFAVIEATASDVVAEEQGTGRLYKIGNGADVQIRPTRIRTQLGERLSLQVQEMTLREIAVSDWVKRLPPNGDVSGSLLLDDTEEVQIPLEIQTYPVLRATGNRVELSHARPEQVRGLLRDFWILSGRVIVKVRG; encoded by the coding sequence ATGATGAGTGTGACCCATTGCAGTATCGCCCTAGCGACGACCAGTATCGCCCTGGCGACGGCGGACCCGTTTGTGTTGCTGACGGCAGCGATCGGGTCCCAAATTCCTGATATCGACACAACTGAGAGTTTCATGGGGCGGATACTGTACCCGATCGCTCACTGGATTGAGGCCCGTTATCCCCACCGCACGATCACCCACTCGTTCCTGGCAACGGGGGCGGTGGCAGCACTGGGGGCACCGCTGCTCTGGCTAAACTGGCACTTCTGGGCGGCCCTGGTGCTGGGGCACTTCTGTGGCTGGTTGAGTGATGCCTTTACGAAGGCAGGGGTAGCGGCGTTTTATCCCTCTCCGGCGCGGCTGGTGATTCCGGGGAATCCCAGGGCAAGGCTGGAGAGCAAGTCTCCGTCAGAGTACTGGGTGCTGGCTGTCTCCCTGTTCCTCTGTGTCGTGTCGGTGAATCTGATTTCAGCAGGGGGGATTACGGAGCAGTTTGAACTGTTTTTTATGCGGGGCAGTGAGACGGCGGCGGATATGTTTCGCAAGTATGGCAGTGAACGCACGATCGTGGTGGAGGTATCGGGCATTCACACCCACACGTCCCAGCGAATCACGGGCAGTTTTGCGGTGATTGAAGCGACAGCCTCAGATGTGGTGGCTGAGGAGCAGGGAACGGGACGGCTGTACAAGATTGGCAATGGTGCTGATGTCCAGATTCGACCCACCCGGATCAGAACCCAGCTGGGGGAACGGCTATCGTTGCAGGTGCAGGAGATGACGTTGCGCGAGATTGCGGTATCGGATTGGGTGAAGCGGCTGCCTCCCAATGGGGATGTGAGTGGGTCCCTATTGCTGGATGACACGGAAGAGGTGCAGATTCCCCTGGAGATCCAGACTTACCCGGTTCTGCGGGCGACGGGAAATCGGGTGGAGCTAAGTCATGCCCGACCGGAGCAGGTGCGGGGGCTGCTGCGGGATTTTTGGATTCTGTCGGGTCGGGTGATCGTCAAGGTGAGGGGTTGA
- a CDS encoding GNAT family N-acetyltransferase translates to MTTLVIRPMQRSDLELAISWAAQEGWNPGLQDAASFYATDPHGFFIGEYAGEPVSCISAVAYGQTFGFMGFYIVRPEFRGRGWGWQTWQQGMSYLGDRNIGLDGVLAQQENYRKSGFSLAYRNIRYQGTFPDLAAPTPSLSPXSEIPFEELVAFDAQFFPVERRSFLQAWITQTGSIGLAKRQGKNLVGYGVIRPCQVGWKIGPLFAWDGAIAAELLQGLVAHASGETCFLDVPEVNPAALQLVETYQMSPVFETARMYTQASPQVRIEGIFGVTTFELG, encoded by the coding sequence ATGACAACCCTGGTTATCCGTCCCATGCAGCGCTCTGACCTGGAACTGGCCATCTCCTGGGCAGCCCAGGAAGGCTGGAATCCCGGCTTGCAGGATGCAGCCAGCTTCTATGCCACGGACCCCCATGGCTTCTTCATCGGAGAATACGCTGGAGAACCCGTGTCCTGCATCTCTGCCGTTGCCTATGGTCAGACCTTTGGGTTCATGGGCTTCTACATYGTCCGGCCCGAATTCCGGGGTCGGGGCTGGGGTTGGCAGACCTGGCAGCAGGGGATGAGCTACCTGGGCGATCGTAATATTGGCCTGGATGGGGTCCTGGCCCAGCAAGAGAACTATCGCAAATCGGGCTTTTCCCTGGCCTATCGCAATATTCGGTATCAGGGCACCTTTCCTGACCTGGCAGCTCCAACCCCCTCCCTCTCACCMSTCTCCGAAATCCCCTTTGAGGAGCTGGTTGCCTTCGACGCTCAGTTTTTCCCGGTTGAACGACGATCGTTTCTACAAGCCTGGATCACCCAAACCGGTTCCATTGGCTTAGCCAAACGCCAGGGAAAAAACCTGGTGGGCTACGGGGTAATCCGGCCCTGCCAGGTGGGATGGAAGATTGGTCCCCTGTTTGCCTGGGATGGGGCGATCGCGGCGGAATTGTTGCAAGGACTGGTTGCCCATGCTTCTGGCGAGACCTGTTTTCTGGATGTGCCAGAGGTAAACCCAGCAGCGCTGCAACTGGTTGAAACTTACCAGATGTCCCCCGTCTTTGAAACAGCCCGCATGTATACCCAGGCTTCTCCCCAAGTCAGAATCGAGGGAATTTTTGGCGTGACGACATTTGAGCTGGGCTGA
- a CDS encoding endonuclease NucS domain-containing protein: MSDHDRNPTTLRLRVYGDVAEFETERHLEWFFWHTVLAQMGLTPLKSQYNCREGVCDILARGANKELVIIELKNTQDSHVVEQITAYFDALIDERPFDEQIDYSQPIALYTICPSYSARTELTLKYHKLGLTLFTYSIIRWDAGFKFMLWQWPEPGEVLQVEIPAAPEVLPHLDLPDPPRSFVNLLGKCTDAEKHWAIRTRDQTYEFARNHKLKIAETPDGKWTRFERTKQYPIAELGWDNKRDELAIFLWLPFMTVNGQWNMGGPRSENFKKTAMMRLWIVNDQVTCLAYVENGRKSWLIVTKEEIETGKFSLPTKLRKWMQYTHSYWKGLAMPVQFYLETMELPDRADSLSSFVELALEHSLQRLRKSKSSPNQQASASLSNT, from the coding sequence ATGTCAGACCACGATCGTAACCCTACTACCCTCAGGCTCCGCGTCTATGGAGATGTCGCCGAATTTGAGACTGAGCGACACCTGGAATGGTTCTTCTGGCATACCGTTCTGGCCCAGATGGGACTTACCCCCTTAAAGAGTCAATATAACTGTAGAGAGGGGGTCTGCGACATCCTAGCCAGGGGAGCTAACAAGGAACTGGTCATCATTGAGTTAAAAAACACCCAGGATTCTCATGTTGTCGAACAGATTACTGCCTACTTCGATGCACTGATCGACGAAAGACCCTTTGATGAGCAGATTGACTACAGCCAACCCATAGCACTCTATACCATCTGTCCCAGTTACAGTGCTCGGACAGAACTGACACTGAAATACCATAAGCTTGGCCTGACTCTATTCACCTATAGCATCATCAGGTGGGACGCCGGTTTCAAATTCATGCTATGGCAGTGGCCTGAGCCTGGAGAGGTTCTCCAGGTTGAGATTCCAGCAGCTCCAGAAGTTTTGCCCCATCTTGACCTGCCTGATCCACCCAGGTCATTTGTCAATTTGTTAGGAAAATGCACGGATGCGGAAAAGCATTGGGCTATTCGCACCCGTGATCAGACCTATGAATTTGCCCGCAACCACAAGCTGAAGATTGCTGAAACGCCTGATGGCAAATGGACTCGATTTGAACGGACAAAACAATACCCGATCGCTGAGCTGGGTTGGGACAACAAGCGGGATGAGTTGGCAATTTTCCTCTGGCTTCCGTTCATGACTGTTAACGGGCAATGGAATATGGGAGGACCCAGGTCAGAAAACTTCAAGAAAACTGCCATGATGCGGCTTTGGATCGTGAATGATCAGGTAACCTGTCTCGCATACGTGGAGAATGGACGCAAGAGCTGGTTAATTGTTACCAAGGAAGAAATAGAGACTGGGAAGTTTTCCTTACCCACGAAATTACGAAAGTGGATGCAATACACCCATAGTTACTGGAAGGGTTTAGCTATGCCAGTTCAGTTCTACTTGGAAACGATGGAACTACCCGATCGTGCCGACTCCTTAAGCTCATTTGTGGAACTGGCCTTAGAGCATTCCTTGCAAAGACTGCGAAAAAGCAAAAGCAGCCCCAATCAGCAAGCATCTGCATCCTTAAGCAACACTTGA
- a CDS encoding thermonuclease family protein gives MKLKALLNLIPLSALAIVTFLIWQQWQARTQSAHLDYDQPLPATAAQQFQLQSRPQAERAEVVSVHDGDTLTVRQNWQTFKVRLCGIDAPELSQPRGAESKAQLQALLPPGQMVSLFISDTDRYGRKVAEVYISAHSQQTGAEKEVNYEQVVTGNAYVYPRYVDGCPNGFLLVQGEAIAQQSRVGVWQRSGLVEPWEYRRQQRKKGNY, from the coding sequence ATGAAGCTTAAAGCCTTATTGAATCTCATTCCCTTAAGTGCTCTTGCGATCGTTACTTTCCTGATCTGGCAACAGTGGCAGGCAAGAACCCAGAGTGCTCATCTCGATTATGACCAGCCTCTGCCTGCGACGGCAGCACAACAGTTTCAACTCCAATCTCGACCCCAGGCAGAACGGGCTGAGGTGGTGAGTGTTCACGATGGCGATACTCTGACGGTGCGGCAAAACTGGCAGACATTCAAAGTGCGGCTGTGTGGCATTGATGCCCCGGAACTGAGCCAGCCAAGAGGCGCGGAAAGCAAGGCCCAGTTGCAGGCTCTACTGCCTCCAGGGCAGATGGTGAGTCTGTTTATCAGTGATACCGATCGCTATGGTCGCAAGGTAGCAGAGGTGTATATCTCTGCTCACTCACAGCAAACAGGCGCGGAGAAGGAGGTCAACTATGAACAGGTGGTGACGGGTAATGCCTACGTCTATCCCCGCTATGTCGATGGCTGTCCCAATGGTTTTTTACTGGTGCAGGGGGAAGCGATCGCGCAGCAGAGTCGGGTAGGGGTGTGGCAGCGATCGGGCTTGGTGGAACCGTGGGAGTATCGCAGGCAGCAGAGGAAAAAGGGAAATTATTAA
- a CDS encoding GIY-YIG nuclease family protein, whose amino-acid sequence MDSFQYVYLLQELDFDGLSPTGLYKIGKTIKDVESRKRQYQAGNARFLKTHHYILVQDAQVIETALHRQLTAYRITNIGGGDEWFKFTAEELAYVIALMNEYNEVPVYRLPISNFSPSPSNNSSVGLVIGILLVIGAFFWILPWHSISPPAGPSTQQRPGKTITQSTSTHKPPLAQGILAKIEVPQLDGIRTVASLRSIPKFGDEFIIGSLQSGDRVTAYEFSSDGRWRRVKLTDGRSGWVASNFVR is encoded by the coding sequence ATGGACTCTTTTCAATACGTTTATTTGTTACAAGAACTGGATTTTGATGGCCTTTCCCCTACTGGACTTTATAAGATTGGCAAGACTATCAAGGATGTTGAAAGTCGAAAGCGGCAGTATCAAGCAGGAAACGCTCGTTTCCTCAAAACTCATCATTACATCCTTGTCCAAGATGCCCAGGTCATTGAAACAGCATTACATCGACAACTGACAGCATATCGAATTACCAATATCGGTGGGGGCGACGAATGGTTCAAATTCACAGCCGAAGAACTGGCATACGTGATTGCGTTAATGAATGAATATAACGAGGTTCCAGTTTATCGTCTGCCCATCTCCAACTTCTCCCCTAGTCCCTCCAATAATAGTTCCGTAGGTCTGGTTATCGGAATCCTACTCGTGATAGGAGCGTTTTTTTGGATCCTGCCTTGGCATTCCATCTCACCACCAGCAGGACCATCAACTCAGCAGCGTCCTGGGAAAACAATCACTCAAAGCACTTCCACCCATAAACCTCCTTTAGCACAAGGTATTCTTGCCAAAATAGAAGTTCCTCAATTAGACGGTATTAGAACTGTTGCCAGTCTGCGTTCAATCCCAAAATTTGGCGATGAGTTCATTATCGGTTCGCTGCAATCAGGTGACCGTGTGACGGCTTATGAGTTCAGCTCCGATGGCAGGTGGCGGCGAGTTAAATTGACAGACGGACGTTCTGGATGGGTTGCCAGCAATTTTGTGAGGTGA
- a CDS encoding succinylglutamate desuccinylase/aspartoacylase family protein, with translation MQVITTSQGFNLAVFDTGKTGPTVCISGGVHGNETCGLHAISMLQQQLLSGTKLLRGRLFTLIANLEAVRLQKRFIDFDLNRCFHNAYAYGYEAQLAKHLASHLVGIDYLLDLHSTSAPTHPFCAGANTINHLRFFEMLSLEVYTQGWEIHRQHTMLINEVDRLGGVGIIAECGKTGELETDKVAYCASLHLLQALGMLPTIEPLVPKTRSFVRIEQIIKANTEHFYFTRHFKNLDLIKANEVVAYDGPQSISLSQPFLIAMPTQGKLQAGEEAFGVGMVDSIFSA, from the coding sequence ATGCAGGTAATTACCACTTCACAGGGATTTAACTTAGCGGTATTTGATACAGGTAAAACTGGTCCAACAGTTTGTATCTCTGGTGGTGTTCATGGCAATGAAACATGTGGGTTACATGCAATTTCTATGCTACAACAGCAGTTGTTGTCTGGAACAAAGTTATTGCGCGGTCGATTGTTTACTTTAATCGCAAATCTAGAAGCAGTACGACTACAAAAAAGGTTTATTGATTTTGATTTAAACAGATGCTTTCACAACGCATATGCTTATGGCTATGAAGCACAACTTGCTAAGCATCTTGCATCTCACTTAGTCGGAATTGATTATCTTCTTGACTTGCATTCTACTTCTGCTCCTACTCACCCATTTTGCGCAGGAGCTAACACAATAAATCACCTACGATTTTTTGAGATGCTTAGTCTTGAAGTATACACACAAGGCTGGGAAATTCACCGGCAACATACCATGCTAATTAATGAAGTTGATCGTTTAGGAGGTGTTGGCATTATTGCTGAATGTGGCAAAACTGGAGAATTAGAAACCGACAAAGTAGCTTACTGCGCTTCGCTTCATCTGCTACAAGCCCTTGGCATGTTACCTACAATTGAACCACTAGTACCAAAAACTCGATCATTTGTTCGGATCGAGCAAATCATTAAGGCAAATACTGAGCATTTTTACTTCACTCGCCATTTCAAGAATCTCGATCTAATAAAAGCCAACGAAGTTGTTGCTTATGATGGTCCTCAATCCATCTCTTTGAGCCAACCCTTCCTAATAGCTATGCCTACACAAGGAAAATTACAAGCTGGAGAAGAAGCGTTTGGCGTAGGTATGGTTGACTCTATTTTCTCAGCTTAA
- a CDS encoding DUF6794 domain-containing protein has translation MTDMPAEPWPQTLEEAVESIMAELSQEDKITVRNTPREDLIRFHHGWGTGIRNSFGLWQGNQALLQACNSTFPDDASMVIIEAVWEQLQSS, from the coding sequence ATGACAGACATGCCTGCTGAGCCTTGGCCCCAAACCCTGGAAGAAGCTGTAGAGAGCATTATGGCTGAGCTGAGTCAGGAGGATAAAATCACGGTCCGTAACACTCCTCGCGAGGACCTGATCCGTTTCCATCATGGTTGGGGCACGGGTATCCGCAATAGTTTTGGGCTGTGGCAGGGGAATCAGGCGCTGCTCCAAGCCTGTAATAGTACTTTCCCAGATGATGCCTCGATGGTGATTATTGAGGCTGTCTGGGAACAATTGCAAAGCAGTTGA
- a CDS encoding S24 family peptidase produces the protein MSFPAPDIGLVTTLDLNALLVKRPAATFFMRVAGDRMAGDCIHDGDLLVVDRSLPPVAGKLVVAALAGELVVRRIHRVEGQWHLLQPGSANLEAAQDFELWGMVTAIIHTV, from the coding sequence ATGTCCTTTCCTGCACCGGATATCGGCCTTGTCACAACTCTGGACCTCAATGCCCTGCTGGTGAAGCGTCCCGCTGCCACCTTCTTCATGCGGGTAGCGGGCGATCGCATGGCGGGTGACTGCATCCATGATGGGGATCTGTTGGTGGTCGATCGCTCCCTACCTCCCGTTGCGGGGAAACTGGTCGTGGCGGCCCTGGCTGGGGAACTGGTGGTGCGTCGCATTCATCGGGTGGAGGGGCAGTGGCACTTGCTACAACCTGGTTCGGCGAATCTGGAGGCAGCTCAGGACTTTGAGCTGTGGGGCATGGTCACAGCCATCATCCACACGGTTTAG
- a CDS encoding ATP-binding protein, with protein MELRVAEIEQVSAALQAKQSVLVLGEPGAGKSWLGQKVADLLKDMKYQVAIANYSGSAKETLISICEQLGIPIETQDERPKAMTAEQLRKELLLNLPHPKTLMIIDDAHRFPASLRYWLEDCHRAGVLLLLLATAPPAKDIFLKMPRIEMQPLKDDEIRTLMYQEAMAQGMTLNPGQFADLQQRAGNNPALAKRVVREALLGVGEAQSTDHHQYVDGTPFLIAGVSMIGMIRFVGLGLGDRSLYILGGVMTLVAVALRVIYYSLNRKRSRL; from the coding sequence ATGGAACTGCGGGTCGCTGAAATTGAGCAGGTCAGTGCAGCTTTGCAGGCGAAGCAGTCTGTACTCGTTTTAGGGGAACCGGGGGCGGGTAAGAGCTGGCTGGGTCAGAAGGTGGCGGACCTGCTGAAAGACATGAAGTATCAGGTGGCGATCGCCAACTATAGCGGGTCGGCCAAGGAGACGCTGATCAGTATCTGTGAGCAGTTGGGCATCCCGATCGAGACGCAGGATGAACGGCCTAAGGCGATGACGGCAGAGCAGCTCCGGAAGGAACTGTTACTGAATCTGCCCCACCCCAAAACCCTGATGATCATTGATGATGCCCATCGCTTCCCGGCTTCCCTGCGGTATTGGCTGGAGGACTGCCATCGGGCTGGGGTGCTGCTTTTGCTGCTGGCCACGGCTCCCCCGGCGAAAGATATTTTTTTAAAAATGCCGCGCATAGAAATGCAACCTCTTAAAGATGATGAGATTCGGACACTGATGTATCAGGAGGCAATGGCTCAGGGGATGACGCTTAACCCTGGTCAGTTTGCAGACTTGCAGCAGCGGGCAGGGAACAATCCAGCTCTGGCGAAGCGGGTAGTGCGGGAGGCCCTGTTGGGGGTAGGGGAGGCGCAGAGTACGGACCATCATCAGTATGTGGATGGCACCCCGTTTCTGATTGCGGGGGTGTCGATGATTGGCATGATCCGGTTTGTGGGGTTGGGGTTGGGGGATCGCAGTCTCTACATCCTGGGGGGAGTGATGACGCTGGTGGCGGTGGCCTTGCGGGTGATCTACTACTCCCTGAATCGGAAGCGGTCCCGACTATGA
- a CDS encoding Y-family DNA polymerase → MQAKVIALADCNNFFVSCEKVFNPALKNQPLVVLSGNDACVVSRSPEAKAMGIKMQAMGSSIKGLVKTKGLHIFSSNPALYRDMSRRVMYTLGQFCPTVEVYSIDEAFLDLSGFQRQNLLDYGQQIRATVNQWTGIPLSIGIAATKTLAKIANHLAKTDRASGGVVDLTARSDLEGILAEVAVQEVWGIGHHIAEALRDRGIYTALHLKQADPNWIRKRFSILTLRTVLELGDTSCLPVQASHDPRQGMMVTRCFGRPVTEVEEIKQAIATHTSRLAEKLRQEGLATQKLIVSMRTNRFAPTPQYENAQEIRLEQATNRTDELLRPVLEAAAAIFKPGFEYYKAGVSAPELVDAGTVQVDLFSSSPADSEQGQRLMEALDTINQKLGAGTIKYAXVGLQQDWKTRIAYPSQRYTTNWKELPIVKA, encoded by the coding sequence ATGCAAGCTAAAGTCATTGCCCTGGCAGATTGCAATAATTTCTTCGTCTCCTGTGAGAAGGTCTTTAATCCTGCCCTCAAAAATCAGCCTCTTGTGGTTTTGAGCGGGAACGATGCCTGTGTGGTCAGCCGTTCCCCGGAGGCCAAAGCCATGGGTATCAAAATGCAGGCCATGGGCAGCAGCATCAAGGGTCTGGTTAAAACGAAGGGCTTGCACATCTTCTCGTCTAATCCAGCCCTCTATCGGGATATGTCCAGACGGGTCATGTATACCCTGGGCCAGTTCTGCCCCACGGTAGAGGTCTATTCCATTGATGAAGCTTTTCTGGATCTGAGTGGGTTCCAGCGCCAGAACTTGCTCGACTATGGGCAACAGATCCGTGCCACTGTGAACCAGTGGACGGGAATTCCTTTGTCGATCGGCATTGCTGCTACCAAAACCCTGGCCAAGATTGCCAACCACCTGGCCAAAACCGATCGCGCCAGTGGTGGTGTGGTAGACCTGACGGCTCGTAGTGACCTAGAGGGAATTCTGGCTGAGGTCGCAGTGCAGGAGGTGTGGGGCATTGGTCACCATATTGCCGAAGCCCTGCGCGATCGGGGCATCTATACCGCTCTGCATCTGAAGCAGGCTGACCCCAACTGGATTCGCAAACGGTTCAGTATCCTCACCTTACGCACGGTGTTGGAACTGGGGGACACGTCTTGTCTGCCTGTCCAGGCCAGTCATGACCCCAGACAGGGGATGATGGTGACCCGGTGTTTTGGGCGGCCTGTGACGGAGGTGGAGGAAATCAAGCAGGCGATCGCCACCCACACCAGCAGGCTGGCAGAGAAGCTGCGTCAGGAGGGACTGGCGACTCAGAAGTTGATCGTTTCGATGCGGACCAACCGTTTCGCCCCTACGCCCCAGTATGAAAACGCTCAGGAGATCAGGTTAGAGCAGGCCACCAACCGCACGGATGAGCTGCTKCGTCCGGTGCTGGAGGCTGCGGCTGCTATCTTCAAACCAGGATTTGAATACTACAAAGCGGGGGTGTCTGCTCCGGAACTGGTAGATGCGGGCACGGTGCAGGTGGACTTGTTTAGCAGTTCCCCAGCGGATTCTGAGCAGGGGCAGCGGTTGATGGAGGCAYTGGATACCATCAACCAGAAACTCGGAGCTGGGACGATCAAGTATGCGGYAGTTGGGCTGCAGCAGGACTGGAAAACTCGTATAGCCTATCCGTCTCAACGCTATACGACSAACTGGAAGGAGTTACCGATCGTTAAGGCTTGA
- a CDS encoding thermonuclease family protein, whose protein sequence is MKSVFAATIXILVAVSPTIAQSNTPVTIVSIGDGDTLRVNDRGRIVTVHLGCIDAPEQAQAPWGEQSATWLKQKLPVGQAVQMRVINTDQYGRTVAELYLGNRSVNLWMVQEGKAVVYQQFLDGCRETKNQYLQAEAKAKQKRLGFWNQSSPIMPWEFRKQRRS, encoded by the coding sequence ATGAAATCAGTTTTTGCAGCGACGATCKCAATCCTTGTCGCAGTTTCCCCCACGATCGCTCAGTCTAATACCCCAGTCACTATCGTCAGCATAGGAGATGGGGACACTCTGCGAGTCAACGATCGAGGCAGAATCGTAACAGTCCACCTGGGCTGTATTGACGCTCCGGAGCAGGCACAGGCCCCTTGGGGTGAGCAATCTGCCACATGGCTAAAGCAGAAGCTACCCGTAGGGCAAGCTGTCCAGATGCGAGTGATTAATACAGATCAGTACGGTCGCACGGTGGCTGAGCTGTACCTGGGGAATCGCTCCGTCAACCTGTGGATGGTGCAGGAGGGGAAGGCTGTGGTGTATCAACAGTTTCTGGATGGTTGCCGGGAGACGAAGAATCAATACTTGCAGGCTGAGGCTAAGGCAAAGCAGAAGCGGTTGGGGTTTTGGAATCAGAGTAGCCCGATAATGCCGTGGGAGTTTAGAAAGCAGCGTAGGAGCTAG
- a CDS encoding PD-(D/E)XK nuclease family protein, translating into MALSPLRLVYSLTPADRRLYPKEIGFSSVSMAYSLSASKLQTYHRCAFSYYVRYERKVNTNQFFGTAALGTAIHQTLAQAHRDWHYQEPLPALDWFLSCWSAQAQDLSPTQVEEGRQLLGFYYDRFIASQVSLHRPLAVEGRIQASLQVENLEFSLTGRYDRLDYAEDGLELIDYKTTKEVKLSHPEEMDLQIGLYYLALEQVYHQTLRGMSLLYLRTGERVRYEATPEHQERVQQVIADLAWKLRHETEWEPQPGSHCDRCAYGRYCAAVSESPVPLPEGCAAGRGNLQLVLSF; encoded by the coding sequence TTGGCCCTATCCCCTCTACGGCTGGTTTATTCCCTAACACCTGCCGATCGCAGGTTGTATCCTAAGGAGATCGGTTTCTCATCGGTCTCTATGGCTTACTCCCTGTCCGCCTCCAAACTCCAGACCTACCACCGCTGTGCCTTCTCCTACTATGTCCGCTATGAACGGAAGGTCAACACCAACCAGTTCTTTGGCACAGCAGCGCTGGGAACGGCCATCCACCAGACCCTGGCCCAGGCCCATCGGGACTGGCACTACCAGGAGCCACTTCCAGCGTTAGATTGGTTTCTGTCATGCTGGAGTGCCCAGGCTCAAGACCTTAGTCCCACTCAGGTTGAGGAAGGCAGACAGTTGTTGGGTTTCTACTACGATCGCTTTATTGCGTCCCAGGTCAGCCTGCACCGGCCTTTGGCCGTAGAAGGACGCATCCAGGCGAGTCTACAGGTGGAGAATCTGGAGTTTAGTCTGACGGGTCGCTACGATCGGCTGGATTATGCCGAGGATGGGCTGGAGCTGATCGACTACAAGACCACCAAAGAAGTAAAGCTCAGCCACCCAGAGGAGATGGATTTGCAGATTGGTCTCTACTATCTGGCCCTGGAGCAGGTCTACCACCAGACCCTCAGGGGCATGAGCCTGCTATATCTGAGAACAGGGGAACGGGTGCGGTATGAGGCCACCCCAGAGCATCAGGAACGGGTGCAACAGGTGATTGCTGATCTGGCCTGGAAACTGCGCCATGAGACGGAGTGGGAACCGCAGCCAGGGAGCCACTGCGATCGCTGCGCCTATGGCCGCTATTGTGCAGCGGTGAGTGAGAGTCCAGTACCATTGCCAGAGGGCTGCGCTGCTGGTCGGGGTAACTTGCAACTGGTGTTGAGCTTCTGA